Sequence from the bacterium genome:
GTGGAATGATCCTTCGAAAGTTGGTCAGGGAGTCTTACTCCGGACATGCCACTGAACAACACAACGTATTTGATTTGACACCCATAAAAATTTATGGTAAAATCAAAATTCTGTTCTAAGATTACACGATGTTTATTGTGTAATCTTCTTTTTTGGTTACAGGGGCTTCCCCACGAAAACTTGTCCTGAGCTTGGTCGAAGGATACACGAAACAACCCGAAATAATTCCATGGTTATTTTAGCGTCTTTTAGTGCATTTAGTGGGGCGGTCTCCTGGATTCCCATTTTCATGGGAATGACATTCGCAATCAACATTACAGGGATAACATGAACATCATAGTCTGCATCAAACAGGTGCCGGACACCACCGATGTCCGGATAGACCCGGTCACCAACACCCTGATCCGGGAGGGAGTGCCGTCCATCATCAACCCCTTCGACATGTATGCCATCGAAGAGGCCTTGAGGATCCGGGAGAAACTGGGGGGCAAGGTCACTGTCATCTCCATGGGGCCGCCCCAGGTGATCGAGGCCCTCAAGGAAGCCATTTCCATGGGGGTGGACGAAGCGGTGCTGCTCTCCGACCGGGCCTTTGCCGGGGCCGACACCTGGGCCACCAGCTACGCGCTGTCAATGGGAATCAAAAAGATCGGGGATTACGGGGTGATCCTCTGCGGCAAGCAGGCCATCGACGGGGACACCGCCCAGGTCGGTCCCGGGGTGGCCGAGTTCCTGGACATCCCCCAGGTAACCTACGTCAAGAAGATCGAGGAGATCGATGACAAGAGGGCCAGGGTCTGGCGGATGACCGAGGACGGCTACGATGTGGTGGAGACCAGCCTGCCGGTGGTGTTCACAGTGGTCAAGGAGATCAACGAACCCCGGCTGCCCTCGCTTAAAGGCAAGATGCGGGCCAAGTCCTACCAGACCACCATCTGGAAGGCGGCCGACATCGGGGCCGACGAGAAGAACATCGGGCTGAACGGCTCGCCCACCAACGTGGTCAAGATCTTCACCCCGCCGGCCCGGACCGGGGGAGTGCTGCTGCAGGGCGA
This genomic interval carries:
- a CDS encoding electron transfer flavoprotein subunit beta/FixA family protein, encoding MNIIVCIKQVPDTTDVRIDPVTNTLIREGVPSIINPFDMYAIEEALRIREKLGGKVTVISMGPPQVIEALKEAISMGVDEAVLLSDRAFAGADTWATSYALSMGIKKIGDYGVILCGKQAIDGDTAQVGPGVAEFLDIPQVTYVKKIEEIDDKRARVWRMTEDGYDVVETSLPVVFTVVKEINEPRLPSLKGKMRAKSYQTTIWKAADIGADEKNIGLNGSPTNVVKIFTPPARTGGVLLQGDVNEAVAAVVNGLKQQQII